A portion of the Bacillota bacterium genome contains these proteins:
- a CDS encoding glycoside hydrolase family 13 protein: MLKEAIHHENFGTYAYPKTENELNLRLRTARDDISECYVYYIERYDYTPGLLCKKMERFAYDEYYDYFHCTIKVENKRFKYFFKLVDSRGEQFFYLENGFKRDFPENTLNGGYFQYPYINCDDILDIPLWSKSAILYHIFPERFCNGDRNNDPMKVQQWGTKPYRDSFFGGDIKGIISKLDYLQNLGVNAIYLTPVFLSNSNHKYDTIDYYKIDPNFGSLEEMKELVREAHNKGIRVVLDVVFNHCSNKNKIFMDVVKNGKDSPYADWFYIKEFPVKMKPVPNYETFGVNIYSMPRLNTSNPKVREYLIGVAEYWTRELDIDGWRLDVADEVSHGFWKEFRKRLKSIKKDIFIIGEVWYCSTPWLMGDEFDSVMNYPFRQAVIDFFVKRQVNRDGFIIKLNKYFLSYKDETLYYLLNLLGSHDTARFLTLCGGNVEKMRLAVIFTMTFVGIPMIYYGDEIGMKGGDDPDCRKTMIWDREVPEPALFNLYKRLIRIRKDYQVLVNGSIRFIELSKNKGVLSFIRDNGSEKAMVIINNSDSTVKVEIKKAYFNKTEVTDQLHNRKYRFNTRESEEIVSININKMEAVLLT; encoded by the coding sequence ATGCTAAAAGAAGCCATACATCATGAAAACTTTGGAACATATGCTTATCCCAAAACGGAAAATGAATTGAACTTAAGATTGAGAACTGCAAGGGATGATATTTCAGAGTGTTATGTTTACTATATTGAACGGTATGATTATACTCCTGGTTTATTATGCAAGAAAATGGAACGTTTTGCGTATGATGAATACTATGATTATTTCCATTGCACTATAAAAGTAGAAAATAAAAGGTTTAAGTATTTTTTTAAGCTGGTTGATAGTAGGGGAGAACAATTTTTTTATCTTGAAAACGGCTTTAAAAGAGATTTTCCTGAAAACACACTGAACGGGGGGTATTTTCAATATCCTTACATAAACTGTGATGATATCCTTGATATACCTTTATGGAGTAAGAGTGCCATACTTTACCATATTTTTCCAGAAAGATTTTGTAACGGTGATAGAAACAATGATCCTATGAAAGTACAGCAGTGGGGAACAAAACCTTATAGGGACAGTTTTTTCGGAGGTGATATAAAAGGAATTATAAGTAAACTTGATTACCTGCAAAACCTTGGGGTGAACGCTATATATTTAACTCCTGTATTTTTGTCCAATTCAAACCATAAATATGATACGATAGACTATTATAAAATTGACCCTAATTTCGGAAGCCTGGAGGAAATGAAAGAACTTGTGAGAGAGGCCCATAACAAAGGTATAAGAGTAGTACTGGATGTTGTGTTTAATCACTGTAGTAATAAGAATAAAATTTTTATGGATGTAGTGAAAAACGGTAAAGACTCCCCTTATGCCGACTGGTTTTATATTAAAGAGTTTCCGGTGAAAATGAAGCCTGTACCAAACTATGAAACTTTTGGTGTTAATATATACAGCATGCCTAGACTAAATACCTCAAATCCCAAGGTTCGTGAATATTTAATCGGAGTAGCGGAATACTGGACCAGGGAACTGGATATTGACGGCTGGAGGCTGGATGTAGCAGATGAAGTTTCTCACGGTTTCTGGAAGGAATTCAGAAAAAGGCTTAAGTCGATTAAAAAAGATATATTTATTATTGGTGAAGTATGGTATTGCTCAACACCTTGGCTTATGGGAGATGAGTTTGATTCTGTGATGAATTATCCATTCAGGCAAGCTGTCATTGATTTTTTTGTCAAACGGCAAGTGAACAGGGATGGTTTTATTATAAAGCTAAATAAATATTTTCTAAGTTATAAGGATGAAACACTTTATTATTTGCTTAATCTACTGGGAAGCCACGATACAGCCAGGTTTTTAACCCTTTGTGGCGGGAATGTTGAAAAAATGAGGCTTGCAGTAATATTTACCATGACATTTGTAGGGATACCCATGATTTATTATGGCGATGAAATAGGTATGAAAGGTGGTGATGACCCGGACTGCAGAAAAACAATGATATGGGATAGAGAAGTTCCTGAACCGGCATTATTTAACTTATACAAAAGGCTTATTAGAATAAGAAAGGATTATCAAGTACTGGTGAACGGAAGTATCAGATTTATAGAATTGTCAAAGAACAAAGGAGTATTATCGTTTATAAGAGATAATGGCAGTGAAAAAGCTATGGTTATTATAAACAATAGTGATTCCACGGTAAAAGTCGAGATTAAAAAAGCTTATTTCAATAAAACCGAAGTTACGGATCAACTCCATAATAGGAAGTACAGGTTCAATACAAGGGAAAGCGAAGAGATTGTCAGTATCAATATAAATAAGATGGAAGCAGTTTTGTTGACTTAG